One stretch of Archocentrus centrarchus isolate MPI-CPG fArcCen1 chromosome 5, fArcCen1, whole genome shotgun sequence DNA includes these proteins:
- the srsf6b gene encoding serine/arginine-rich splicing factor 6 isoform X1 produces MPRVYIGKLSYHVREKDIQRFFSGYGKLLEIDLKNGYGFVEFEDMRDADDAVYELNGKELCGERVVIEHARGPRRDGYGYGGRKGGGYSSWNRNSRDKYGPPVRTEHRLIVENLSSRCSWQDLKDFMRQAGEVTYADAHKGRANEGVIEFRSRSDMKRALEKLDGTDINGRKIRLVEDKSRRKRSYSGSRSRSRSRRRSRSRRSRSSSRSGSRSRSRSKGRSHSRSEGKSDSRSKRKSRSKSAEKSRSHTRKSRSPSKNKKSRSRSDTRKSRSKSSSKVKAALKSRSPSQEKSSSKKSRSRSRSFSESRGEKCASKSPPSKGASKSPAKRSASRSRSPSRSRSASQD; encoded by the exons GTACGGCTTTGTCGAGTTCGAGGACATGCGAGATGCTGATGATGCCGTGTATGAGTTGAATGGAAAGGAACTGTGTGGAGAGCGGGTCGTTATCGAGCATGCCCGTGGACCCAGGAGAGATGGATACGGCTATGGGGGACGCA AaggtggaggctacagcagctgGAATCGCAACAGCAGGGATAAGTACGGGCCACCTGTTCGCACTGAACATCGCCTCATTGTGGAGAACCTGTCCAGCAGGTGCAGCTGGCAGGACCTTAAG GATTTTATGAGGCAGGCGGGTGAAGTAACCTATGCTGATGCTCATAAAGGACGGGCCAACGAAGGCGTCATCGAATTTCGGTCTCGTTCAGACATGAAACGAGCTCTGGAAAAACTGGACGGCACTGATATTAATGGAAGGAAGATTCGTCTGGTGGAAGACAAATCTCGCCGCAAGCGCTCGTATTCCGGTAGCAGATCCAG GTCTCGTAGCAGACGGCGCTCTCGCAGCCGAAGAAGTAGAAGCTCCTCCAGGTCCGGCTCGCG TTCTCGGTCACGCAGCAAAGGTCGATCGCACTCCAGGTCGGAGGGGAAGTCGGATTCTAGGTCAAAGAGGAAGTCCCGTTCTAAATCAGCAGAGAAGTCTCGTTCCCACACCCGCAAATCTCGCAGTCCCTCCAAGAACAAAAAGTCTCGCTCTCGCTCAGACACTCGCAAATCTCGCTCCAAGAGCTCATCCAAAGTCAAAGCTGCGCTCAAATCCCGGAGTCCTTCCCAGGAGAAGTCGTCCAGTAAGAAGTCAAGAAGCCGATCAAGGTCCTTTTCAGAGAGCAGAGGCGAGAAATGTGCCTCAAAATCCCCCCCGAGCAAGGGGGCATCCAAGTCCCCTGCCAAGCGCTCCGCCTCCCGCTCTAGGTCTCCCTCTCGATCCAGATCAGCCTCCCAGGATTGA
- the ift52 gene encoding intraflagellar transport protein 52 homolog, giving the protein MEKEQSNSVVFNASKRELFTANNGYKSMQKRLKAQWKIQSMKDELSLDKLKSVKLWITAGPREKFTASEMEALKVYLEGGGNVLVMLGEGGEMKYDTNINFLLEDFGVMVNNDAVVRNVYYKYFHPKEALVSNGVLNREISRAAGKVVTGIIEDENVGNNAQALTFVYPYGATLSVIKPAAAVLSTGSVCFPLNRPVLAFYQGKNSGKLAVLGSCHMFSDQYIDKEENSKIMDVVLQWLMTDNIQLNQIDAENPEITDYTMLPHTGNLSEHLRAYLQEGEENPRDVPSLFAMSLSSLSTDTLPQAISAYKQLNVKAEPLQLIAPQFETPLPQLQPAVFPPALNDLPPPMLDLFDLDETFSSENVRLAQLTNKCTDDDLEFYVRKCGEILGVTPKLDKEQRDAKHILEHIFFQVVEFKKLNQERDMDPEARFSPL; this is encoded by the exons ATGGAGAAAGAACAGAGCAACAGTGTGGTCTTCAATGCTTCAAAAAGAGAGCTTTTCACTGCGAACAATGGCTACAAATCCATGCAGAAACGACTAAAAGCTCAGTGGAAAATCCAAAG TATGAAAGATGAGCTGTCTTTGGATAAACTCAAGAGTGTCAAGTTGTGGATAACTGCAGGCccaagagagaagttcactgcCTCAGAG ATGGAGGCGCTGAAAGTGTATCTGGAAGGAGGAGGGAATGTCTTGGTCATGCTCGGTGAAGGAGGAGAAATGAAGTATGACACAAACATCAATTTTCTCCTGGAGGATTTCGGAGTAATGGTCAACAACG ATGCTGTGGTGAGGAATGTGTACTACAAATACTTCCACCCTAAGGAGGCGCTTGTGTCCAATGGTGTACTGAACAG AGAGATCAGTCGAGCTGCTGGAAAAGTGGTCACAGGAATTATCGAAGATGAAAATGTTGGAAACAATGCACA GGCGCTTACATTTGTGTACCCGTACGGTGCCACACTGAGCGTGATCAAGCCCGCGGCGGCTGTTCTTTCAACTGGCTCCGTCTGCTTCCCCCTCAACAGGCCTGTCCTGGCCTTCTATCAAGGCAAG AATTCTGGCAAACTGGCTGTTTTGGGTTCCTGCCACATGTTTAGCGATCAGTACATAGACAAAGAGGAGAACAGTAAAATCATG GACGTTGTGCTTCAGTGGCTCATGACTGATAACATTCAGCTGAATCAGATCGATGCCGAAAACCCagag ATTACAGACTACACCATGCTGCCACACACAGGTAATTTGTCTGAACATCTCAGAGCTTACTTACAAGAGGGAGAGGAAAACCCCCGGGACGTCCCCTCTCTCTTTGCCATGTCTTTGTCCAGTCTGTCCACTGACACCTTACCCCAAGCCATCAG TGCTTACAAGCAGCTTAATGTGAAAGCGGAGCCGCTTCAGCTGATCGCACCGCAGTTTGAGACCCCTCTGCCTCAGCTGCAGCCTGCT GTCTTTCCACCTGCTTTGAATGATTTGCCTCCACCCATGCTGGACCTGTTCGATCTAGATGAAACGTTCTCGTCTGAGAACGTGCGTCTGGCACAGCTCACCAATAAGT GTACAGACGATGACCTTGAGTTCTACGTGCGGAAATGTGGTGAAATTCTTGGGGTGACACCTAAGTTGGATAAAGAGCAGAGGGATGCTAAGCACATCTTGGAACACATTTTCTTCCAGGTTGTGGAGTTCAAGAAACTTAATCAG GAGCGTGATATGGACCCCGAGGCccgcttctctccactgtga
- the mybl2b gene encoding v-myb avian myeloblastosis viral oncogene homolog-like 2b, with protein MSWWPRGEDGEEVMHPDTDSDVAEQRDGGKLKVKWTQEEDDKLKALVQKLGPNDWKTIASCIPSHTEHQCQHRWFKVLDPELVKGPWTKEEDEKVIELVNLYGNKQWALVAKHLKGRLGKQCRERWHNHLNPSVKKSSWTAEEDLIIYKAHCLLGNRWAEIAKLLPGRTDNAVKNHWNSTIKRKLEMGFYAREVLGPNELEELWARVSKDVQMPICSEDNLEKDSEQKIPPSSQETSAKAGTSKSVPSPSNSLSPKSEVDSTGAVSCTSWVVDSSGFLSPTGPVLKEMLDMVDGDLDGWCNLAAFDLPDDNPSPERHQFRLEGSTLQELSKGSKGELIPISPGGVTPPSILSHRSRRCIALSPDTNKSMTPKSTPVKILPFSPSQFLNMWTKQDTHDLENPSLTSTPVCSQKAIVTTPLQRDKTPLTQKENSVFVTPNHKSELCTPRTPTPFKNAMEKYGPLQPLPQTPNLEDDINEVILRDAGISLVICSTPPEQRRKTVHRPPMKKVRKSLALDVVDCQVMPTSKRKSAKHSIKDEPMLVSVSPSSFCSKRHENILDQGFLLGPSDSAIFPSTVPPVPMSKEWEMVVCGQTKDQLIMTEKARRYLRSLKSHAPSRALILS; from the exons ATGTCCTGGTGGCCGCGCGG TGAGGATGGAGAGGAGGTCATGCATCCGGACACTGATTCTGATGTGGCAGAGCAGAGGGATGGAGGGAAACTGAAGGTGAAATGGACTCAAGAGGAG GATGACAAGCTTAAGGCGCTGGTTCAAAAACTGGGACCAAATGACTGGAAAACAATAGCCAGCTGCATACCT agTCACACTGAACATCAGTGCCAGCATCGCTGGTTTAAAGTCTTGGACCCAGAATTAGTGAAAGGTCCCTGGActaaagaggaagatgagaag GTTATAGAGCTTGTGAATCTTTATGGCAACAAACAGTGGGCACTGGTAGCCAAGCACCTGAAGGGCAGGCTGGGGAAGCAGTGCAGAGAGCGCTGGCACAATCACCTTAATCCCAGTGTTAAGAAGTCGTCTTGGACGGCTGAGGAGGACCTCATCATCTACAAGGCTCACTGCCTGCTCGGAAACCGCTGGGCTGAGATCGCAAAACTGCTCCCTGGAAG GACGGACAATGCAGTGAAGAATCACTGGAATTCGACCATTAAGCGCAAGTTAGAGATGGGTTTCTACGCCAGGGAGGTCTTGGGGCCCAATGAGCTTGAGGAGCTGTGGGCTCGTGTCAGTAAGGATGTGCAG ATGCCCATTTGCTCTGAAGACAATTTAGAAAAGGACTCGGAGCAGAAAATCCCACCTTCA TCTCAGGAAACATCAGCTAAAGCTGGGACTTCAAAGTCTGTCCCCTCCCCGAGCAACAGTCTGAGCCCCAAGAGTGAGGTGGACAgcacaggagcagtgagctgcacCAGCTGGGTGGTGGACAGCTCTGGGTTTCTCTCCCCCACTGGCCCTGTTCTGAAGGAAATGTTGGACATGGTGGATGGG GACCTCGATGGCTGGTGCAACCTTGCAGCCTTTGACCTACCTGACGACAATCCAAGCCCAGAGCGACACCAGTTTCGTTTGGAAGGCAGTACCTTGCAGGAGCTGAGCAAAGGCAGCAAAGGGGAACTCATCCCCATCTCTCCCGGAGGCGTTACGCCACCCTCCATACTGAGCCACCGGAGCCGGAGATGCATTGCTTTGTCTCCTGACACCAACAAGTCCATGACTCCCAAGAGCACCCCTGTTAAAATTTTGCCCTTTTCTCCATCTCAA TTTCTCAACATGTGGACCAAGCAGGACACTCATGACTTAGAGAACCCGTCCCTCACGTCCACGCCTGTGTGCAGCCAGAAAGCCATTGTTACTACACCGCTACAGCGAGACAAGACCCCCCTCACTCAAAAGGAAAACTCTGT TTTTGTTACACCCAACCACAAGTCCGAGCTGTGTACCCCACGAACTCCGACCCCGTTCAAAAATGCCATGGAGAAGTACGGGCCTCTGCAGCCTCTG CCTCAGACTCCGAACCTTGAAGACGACATAAATGAGGTCATCTTGAGAGATGCAGGGATCAGCTTGGTCATTTGCTCGACTCCGCCTGAACAGAGACGCAAAACAGTG CATCGCCCTCCAATGAAGAAAGTGCGGAAATCGTTGGCCCTGGATGTCGTGGACTGCCAGGTGATGCCTACATCCAAACGCAAATCGGCCAAACACAGTATCAAG GACGAGCCTATGCTGGTTTCTGTCAGCCCTTCATCGTTTTGCAGCAAGCgacatgaaaatattttggaTCAGGGCTTCCTTTTGGGGCCGAGCGACAGCGCCATATTTCCCAGCACAGTGCCACCAGTTCCA aTGTCAAAAGAATGGGAAATGGTTGTTTGTGGACAAACTAAAGACCAGCTGATAATGACCGAGAAAGCCCGACGCTACCTTCGCTCACTAAAATCCCACGCTCCCAGCCGCGCTCTGATTCTATCCTGA
- the rpn2 gene encoding dolichyl-diphosphooligosaccharide--protein glycosyltransferase subunit 2 isoform X1, producing the protein MERSRLFGLFLLSLALSGAQALTPSHYLSLSDVARLHNLLSQQFTDLESAYYSVVGLTKLGATVPDQKDVCQFVKSQLDSTSIDSLFFAAEISRAISGCEIPVSNETRDILLAAVSEDSTMTQINRAVSALSSLGLPLASQEVIGSLTARINKEDNVMAIIMALQTASRLSQQAELGGILEEIEDLTARLDDLGGLYLQFEEGLEATAMFVTAAYSLSDHVDMEPPIKEDQVIQLVNSIFSKKSWDSLAEAFSVASAAAALSSNRFHVPVIVSAQGPATVSHSQPTLQLLVTDVMSQPLDSANVVVESAYAVASKSAVLSQAPFTLNDGIFELNFMSSQPASGYYQFTIAVTGDSRLIANHVELKVKVSTEVAVTNMDLSVVDKDQSIGTKTTRVDYPSKAKSSFTADSHQNFAMSFQLVDVNTGVELTPHQTFVRLHNQKTGQEVVFVAEPDSKNLYKFELDTAERKSEFDSISGTYSLYLIVGDATLENPILWNVADVVLKFVDEEAPAMVQPKTLYVPKPEIQHLFREPEKKPPTVVSNTFTALILSPFLLLLILWFKLGANISNFSFSPSTILFHLGHAAMLGLMYVYWTHLNMFQTLKYLAIIGGVTFLAGNRMLAQKAVKRIAAEQSSRLAKYRSLR; encoded by the exons ATGGAGCGGTCTA GACTGTTCGGGTTGTTCCTCCTCAGCCTGGCTCTTTCCGGGGCTCAGGCGCTCACACCGTCACACTACCTCTCCCTGTCTGATGTGGCCCGACtccacaacctcctgagccAGCAGTTCACCGACCTAGAGTCTGCATATTATTCTGTGGTTGGTTTGACCAAGCTGGGAGCAACAGTTCCCGATCAGAAG gatgtgTGCCAGTTTGTGAAATCCCAGCTTGATTCCACTAGTATTGACTCTCTCTTCTTTGCTGCTGAGATCAGTCGTGCCATTTCAGGATGTGAg ATCCCTGTATCCAACGAAACCCGTGATATCCttctggctgcagtgagtgaagATTCGACTATGACTCAGATTAATCGGGCTGTGAGTGCTCTCAGCTCTCTGGGGCTTCCTCTTGCTTCCCAGGAAGTTATAGGTTCCCTGACTGCTCGCATCAACAAGGAAGATAATGTTATGGC TATCATCATGGCTCTGCAAACAGCATCCCGTCTGTCCCAGCAGGCAGAACTTGGAGGAATACTGGAGGAAATTGAG GATCTTACGGCTCGCTTGGATGACCTCGGTGGCCTCTACCTCCAGTTTGAAGAGGGACTCGAAGCCACTGCCATGTTTGTGACTGCTGCTTATTCCCTGTCAGATCATGTGGACATGGAGCCTCCTATCAAGGAG GACCAGGTCATCCAGCTGGTGAACTCTATTTTCAGCAAGAAATCCTGGGACTCTCTGGCTGAGGCTTTCAGTGTGGCAAGCGCAGCCGCTGCTCTATCCAGCAACCGCTTCCACGTGCCGGTAATCGTCAGCGCCCAGGGCCCAGCCACAGTTTCCCACAGCCAGCCTACCCTGCAG CTCCTTGTCACTGATGTCATGTCCCAACCACTAGACTCAGCCAACGTGGTGGTGGAATCTGCGTATGCGGTGGCCTCTAAGAGTGCCGTTCTCAGCCAAGCACCATTCACACTTAATGA tggCATCTTTGAACTGAACTTCAtgtccagccagccagccagcggATATTACCAGTTCACCATTGCAGTGACCGGGGACAGCCGGCTGATTGCCAATCATGTTGAG CTTAAAGTAAAGGTGTCCACTGAGGTGGCTGTGACCAACATGGACCTCTCCGTGGTGGATAAGGACCAGAGCATCGGCACAAAAACCACCAG GGTGGATTATCCTTCCAAAGCTAAGAGCTCCTTCACAGCAGACAGCCACCAGAACTTTGCCATGTCCTTCCAGCTGGTTGACGTCAACACTGGAGTGGAGCTGACCCCTCACCAG ACCTTTGTCCGGCTGCACAATCAGAAAACTGGTCAGGAGGTTGTGTTTGTGGCcgaacccgacagcaagaaccTGTACAAGTTTGAGCTGGACACAGCTGAGCGGAAATCAGAATTTGACTCCATCTCTGGCACCTATTCTCTCTACCTCATTGTCGGGGACGCCACTTTAGAGAATCCCATCCTGTGGAATGTG GCCGACGTTGTTCTGAAGTTCGTGGATGAGGAGGCTCCAGCAATGGTTCAACCCAAGACTCTTTATGTACCCAAACCAGAGATACAG CATCTGTTCAGGGAACCAGAGAAGAAGCCCCCCACAGTGGTTTCCAACACCTTCACCGCGCTCATCCTGTCtcccttcctgctgctgctcattctG TGGTTTAAGCTCGGCGCCAACATCTCCAACTTTAGCTTCTCTCCGAGCACCATCCTGTTCCATCTGGGACACGCAG CCATGCTGGGCCTGATGTATGTCTACTGGACCCACCTGAACATGTTCCAGACTTTGAAGTACCTGGCAATCATCGGCGGTGTAACTTTCCTTGCCGGAAACCGCATGCTGGCCCAGAAAGCAGTGAAGAG GATTGCTGCAGAGCAAAGTAGTAGGTTGGCAAAGTATAGAAGCCTTCGATAA
- the rpn2 gene encoding dolichyl-diphosphooligosaccharide--protein glycosyltransferase subunit 2 isoform X2 produces the protein MERSRLFGLFLLSLALSGAQALTPSHYLSLSDVARLHNLLSQQFTDLESAYYSVVGLTKLGATVPDQKDVCQFVKSQLDSTSIDSLFFAAEISRAISGCEIPVSNETRDILLAAVSEDSTMTQINRAVSALSSLGLPLASQEVIGSLTARINKEDNVMAIIMALQTASRLSQQAELGGILEEIEDLTARLDDLGGLYLQFEEGLEATAMFVTAAYSLSDHVDMEPPIKEDQVIQLVNSIFSKKSWDSLAEAFSVASAAAALSSNRFHVPVIVSAQGPATVSHSQPTLQLLVTDVMSQPLDSANVVVESAYAVASKSAVLSQAPFTLNDGIFELNFMSSQPASGYYQFTIAVTGDSRLIANHVELKVKVSTEVAVTNMDLSVVDKDQSIGTKTTRVDYPSKAKSSFTADSHQNFAMSFQLVDVNTGVELTPHQTFVRLHNQKTGQEVVFVAEPDSKNLYKFELDTAERKSEFDSISGTYSLYLIVGDATLENPILWNVADVVLKFVDEEAPAMVQPKTLYVPKPEIQHLFREPEKKPPTVVSNTFTALILSPFLLLLILWFKLGANISNFSFSPSTILFHLGHAAMLGLMYVYWTHLNMFQTLKYLAIIGGVTFLAGNRMLAQKAVKRTQKK, from the exons ATGGAGCGGTCTA GACTGTTCGGGTTGTTCCTCCTCAGCCTGGCTCTTTCCGGGGCTCAGGCGCTCACACCGTCACACTACCTCTCCCTGTCTGATGTGGCCCGACtccacaacctcctgagccAGCAGTTCACCGACCTAGAGTCTGCATATTATTCTGTGGTTGGTTTGACCAAGCTGGGAGCAACAGTTCCCGATCAGAAG gatgtgTGCCAGTTTGTGAAATCCCAGCTTGATTCCACTAGTATTGACTCTCTCTTCTTTGCTGCTGAGATCAGTCGTGCCATTTCAGGATGTGAg ATCCCTGTATCCAACGAAACCCGTGATATCCttctggctgcagtgagtgaagATTCGACTATGACTCAGATTAATCGGGCTGTGAGTGCTCTCAGCTCTCTGGGGCTTCCTCTTGCTTCCCAGGAAGTTATAGGTTCCCTGACTGCTCGCATCAACAAGGAAGATAATGTTATGGC TATCATCATGGCTCTGCAAACAGCATCCCGTCTGTCCCAGCAGGCAGAACTTGGAGGAATACTGGAGGAAATTGAG GATCTTACGGCTCGCTTGGATGACCTCGGTGGCCTCTACCTCCAGTTTGAAGAGGGACTCGAAGCCACTGCCATGTTTGTGACTGCTGCTTATTCCCTGTCAGATCATGTGGACATGGAGCCTCCTATCAAGGAG GACCAGGTCATCCAGCTGGTGAACTCTATTTTCAGCAAGAAATCCTGGGACTCTCTGGCTGAGGCTTTCAGTGTGGCAAGCGCAGCCGCTGCTCTATCCAGCAACCGCTTCCACGTGCCGGTAATCGTCAGCGCCCAGGGCCCAGCCACAGTTTCCCACAGCCAGCCTACCCTGCAG CTCCTTGTCACTGATGTCATGTCCCAACCACTAGACTCAGCCAACGTGGTGGTGGAATCTGCGTATGCGGTGGCCTCTAAGAGTGCCGTTCTCAGCCAAGCACCATTCACACTTAATGA tggCATCTTTGAACTGAACTTCAtgtccagccagccagccagcggATATTACCAGTTCACCATTGCAGTGACCGGGGACAGCCGGCTGATTGCCAATCATGTTGAG CTTAAAGTAAAGGTGTCCACTGAGGTGGCTGTGACCAACATGGACCTCTCCGTGGTGGATAAGGACCAGAGCATCGGCACAAAAACCACCAG GGTGGATTATCCTTCCAAAGCTAAGAGCTCCTTCACAGCAGACAGCCACCAGAACTTTGCCATGTCCTTCCAGCTGGTTGACGTCAACACTGGAGTGGAGCTGACCCCTCACCAG ACCTTTGTCCGGCTGCACAATCAGAAAACTGGTCAGGAGGTTGTGTTTGTGGCcgaacccgacagcaagaaccTGTACAAGTTTGAGCTGGACACAGCTGAGCGGAAATCAGAATTTGACTCCATCTCTGGCACCTATTCTCTCTACCTCATTGTCGGGGACGCCACTTTAGAGAATCCCATCCTGTGGAATGTG GCCGACGTTGTTCTGAAGTTCGTGGATGAGGAGGCTCCAGCAATGGTTCAACCCAAGACTCTTTATGTACCCAAACCAGAGATACAG CATCTGTTCAGGGAACCAGAGAAGAAGCCCCCCACAGTGGTTTCCAACACCTTCACCGCGCTCATCCTGTCtcccttcctgctgctgctcattctG TGGTTTAAGCTCGGCGCCAACATCTCCAACTTTAGCTTCTCTCCGAGCACCATCCTGTTCCATCTGGGACACGCAG CCATGCTGGGCCTGATGTATGTCTACTGGACCCACCTGAACATGTTCCAGACTTTGAAGTACCTGGCAATCATCGGCGGTGTAACTTTCCTTGCCGGAAACCGCATGCTGGCCCAGAAAGCAGTGAAGAG AACTCAGAAAAAATaa
- the ghrh gene encoding somatoliberin, whose protein sequence is MMEKAALLLFCCLIMTLSGSPLYPSIRFGQRDTAILMTSSLKNPAEQQEEDTRPPREPAELRLGRHADAIFTNSYRKVLGQISARKFLQTIMGKRLGDESYMKRQSDIYEGTYKEDLTAIQRNQRYRGVHGNVMRPRLLS, encoded by the exons ATGATGGAGAAAgctgcactgctgctgttttgttgccTGATCATGACTTTATCAGGCTCTCCGCTCTATCCTTCCATTAG GTTCGGCCAGAGGGATACAGCTATCCTGATGACATCTTCACTAAAGaatccagcagagcagcaggaggaagacACGCGTCCTCCCAGGGAGCCGGCAGAGTTGCG CTTAGGACGCCACGCTGATGCCATCTTCACAAACAGTTACAGGAAAGTCCTGGGCCAAATCTCTGCCAGAAAGTTCCTTCAGACAATCATGGGCAAACGGCTGGG AGATGAGAGCTACATGAAGCGTCAGTCAGATATCTATGAAGGGACATACAAGGAAGATCTCACAGCCATCCAGAGAAATCAGAGATACAGGGGAGTGCATGGAAACGTCATGAGACCGAG ACTGCTGAGTTGA